From a region of the Eretmochelys imbricata isolate rEreImb1 chromosome 6, rEreImb1.hap1, whole genome shotgun sequence genome:
- the LOC144265998 gene encoding olfactory receptor 5AR1-like — MTERNHTAVSEFVLLGFTQDPKLQVILLVMFLLIYLLILVGNLSLVTLIRTDYQLHNPMYFFISNVALLDVAYTTIITSSILITLVSARKVILFPGCALQFFFLCIALSCECYLLGVMAYDRFMAICNPLRYTVIMSKRFCMLLVLGSYLVGCVNAIVQTMFIFRLSFCDSNVINHFFCDVPPILKLSCSDTHTTNIVHFTCTAVVVTPTILIILISYIYIVVAILRINSAKSQLKAFSTCASHLTAITIFYGTGSFMYLQPSSKYPIDQDKIISLFYTLVIPMLNPLIYSLRNKEVKEAFMRMLHSKIYSL; from the coding sequence ATGACGGAGAGGAATCACACTGCAGTGAGTGAGTTTGTCTTGTTGGGATTCACACAAGACCCAAAGCTGCAGGTCATCCTCCTTGTGATGTTTCTGTTGATCTACCTGCTGATCCTAGTGGGGAACCTCTCCTTGGTCACCTTAATCAGGACTGACTACCAGCTTCACAACCCCATGTACTTTTTCATCAGCAACGTGGCCCTCTTAGATGTTGCTTACACCACCATTATCACTTCCAGCATACTGATTACTTTAGTATCAGCAAGAAAAGTCATTTTGTTCCCTGGGTGTGCTCTGCAATTCTTCTTCTTATGCATCGCATTGTCCTGTGAATGTTACCTCTTGGGTGTCATGGCATACGATCGCTTCATGGCCATCTGCAACCCATTGCGCTACACTGTCATCATGTCCAAGCGGTTTTGcatgctgctggtgctggggtcaTACCTAGTGGGCTGCGTGAATGCAATTGTTCAAACTATGTTTATATTCCGTTTGTCCTTCTGCGACTCAAATGTCatcaaccatttcttctgtgatgtaCCCCCGATCCTGAAACTGTCCTGCTCTGACACCCACACCACAAACATTGTTCATTTCACCTGTACCGCTGTGGTGGTAACACCTACTATCTTGATCATCCTTATCTCCTACATATACATTGTGGTTGCCATTCTAAGGATCAACTCTGCCAAGAGCCAACTCAAAGCTTTCTCCACCTGCGCCTCCCACCTGACGGCCATCACTATCTTCTACGGAACAGGCTCTTTCATGTATTTACAGCCCAGTTCAAAGTACCCCATAGATCAGGACAAaatcatttctttgttttatacccttgtgatccccatgttgaaccccctgatctacagcctgaggaacaaggaagTGAAAGAGGCCTTTATGAGGATGTTACACAGTAAGATTTATTCTCTGTGA